In a single window of the Candidatus Hydrothermales bacterium genome:
- a CDS encoding glutamate mutase L, producing the protein MIKDPLRILATDCGSTTTKAILIEKRGESYTLVARGEAPTTVEKPFEDVTRGALNAFRELEELTGIQILEGEKIIKGAKGSKGVDLYVSTSSAGGGLQMMVAGVVKSMTAESAARAALGAGAIVMETIASNDGRLPYKRVELIRQLRPDMILLAGGIDGGTKKHVIELAELIRAAEPKPRFGISYKLPVIYAGNKDAREDIAEILKDKTALSIVDNIRPVLEVENLGPARNKIHDLFLEHVMAHAPGYPKLMSWTDVPIMPTPGAVGLLMQKVAEMEGIEILGVDIGGATTDVFSVFQGIFNRTVSANLGMSYSISNVMVEAGMENILRWIPFKIKVSDLRNRIRNKMIRPTTIPQSLEDLIVEQAIAREALRLALEQHKQMAVSLKGVQKERTISDVFAQTAGGETLVNMMTLGMIIGSGGILSHAPRRSQAALMMIDAFQPEGITYLTVDSIFMMPHLGVLSTVHEKSAMEVFKKDCLIWLGTCIAPKGIDRKNKKILKGKIIKENLEEIEFELKFGELKKIPLSVGEKAKVILIPEKNFDVGEGQGKKVEREVRGGVVGIILDGRGRPLEIPKNEEERVSYLSEWVFSIDVYPQNEYLRLLRESR; encoded by the coding sequence ATGATAAAAGATCCGCTAAGAATACTTGCTACCGATTGTGGAAGCACTACAACAAAAGCAATTTTAATAGAGAAAAGGGGGGAAAGCTATACGCTTGTAGCAAGAGGTGAGGCTCCAACTACGGTTGAAAAGCCCTTTGAGGATGTAACGAGAGGGGCTTTAAACGCATTTAGAGAATTAGAAGAATTAACAGGTATTCAGATTTTAGAGGGGGAAAAAATTATAAAGGGAGCAAAGGGCTCAAAAGGTGTAGATCTTTATGTTTCGACTTCATCTGCAGGTGGTGGTCTTCAGATGATGGTAGCTGGTGTTGTAAAGAGCATGACAGCTGAGTCAGCGGCAAGAGCAGCCCTTGGGGCAGGAGCAATCGTAATGGAAACAATTGCCTCAAACGACGGGAGACTTCCCTATAAAAGAGTTGAATTAATTAGACAACTTCGACCTGATATGATACTTCTTGCAGGCGGTATCGATGGCGGAACCAAAAAGCATGTAATCGAACTTGCAGAACTTATAAGAGCAGCAGAACCAAAACCAAGATTCGGAATTAGTTATAAACTGCCGGTCATTTATGCTGGTAACAAGGATGCAAGGGAAGATATAGCAGAAATCTTAAAGGACAAAACAGCTCTCTCTATAGTTGATAATATAAGACCTGTACTTGAAGTAGAAAATTTAGGACCTGCAAGAAATAAAATACATGACCTCTTCCTTGAACACGTTATGGCCCATGCCCCAGGTTATCCGAAACTAATGAGCTGGACAGACGTTCCGATTATGCCAACACCAGGAGCAGTAGGCCTTCTTATGCAAAAAGTTGCTGAAATGGAGGGAATTGAAATTTTAGGCGTTGATATAGGTGGAGCCACGACAGATGTCTTTAGTGTCTTTCAGGGTATTTTTAACAGAACCGTTAGCGCTAATTTGGGTATGAGTTACTCCATATCAAACGTAATGGTAGAAGCGGGTATGGAAAACATTTTAAGATGGATACCTTTTAAGATAAAGGTTAGTGATTTAAGAAACAGAATAAGAAACAAAATGATAAGACCCACGACCATTCCTCAGAGTCTTGAAGATCTTATAGTAGAGCAAGCAATTGCACGAGAGGCTTTGAGGCTAGCCCTAGAGCAACATAAACAGATGGCAGTAAGTCTAAAGGGAGTTCAAAAAGAAAGAACAATATCTGATGTTTTTGCTCAAACCGCAGGGGGTGAAACTCTTGTTAATATGATGACTCTTGGAATGATTATAGGATCAGGAGGAATCCTTTCACATGCTCCAAGGAGAAGTCAAGCTGCCCTGATGATGATAGATGCTTTTCAACCTGAAGGTATTACTTATTTAACGGTCGATTCTATCTTTATGATGCCACACCTTGGGGTTCTCTCAACGGTTCACGAAAAGTCAGCAATGGAGGTTTTCAAAAAAGATTGTCTAATATGGCTTGGTACGTGCATTGCCCCTAAGGGAATAGATAGAAAAAATAAAAAAATATTGAAAGGAAAGATAATAAAGGAAAACCTTGAAGAGATAGAATTTGAACTTAAATTTGGAGAGCTAAAGAAAATTCCCCTTTCAGTTGGAGAAAAAGCTAAGGTAATTTTAATCCCGGAGAAAAATTTTGACGTGGGAGAGGGGCAAGGCAAAAAGGTTGAAAGAGAAGTAAGAGGAGGAGTTGTTGGCATTATTCTAGATGGAAGAGGAAGGCCACTTGAGATTCCTAAGAACGAAGAGGAAAGAGTATCTTACCTTTCTGAATGGGTTTTCTCTATTGATGTATATCCGCAAAATGAATATCTCAGGCTTTTAAGAGAGAGTAGGTAG
- the gcvPB gene encoding aminomethyl-transferring glycine dehydrogenase subunit GcvPB, with translation MGNIFIQYKHRITQSNIKVGDEIPEDLRRKSELRIPNLTEGEIVRHFDRLGRKNYSVDYGFYPLGSCTMKYNPKLNEELASHPNFVNLHPLQPSFTVQGILRLAKELENFLCIISGMDRVTLQPAAGAHGELVGMLIVRKYHTEKGNPRKYVLVPDSAHGTNPASVTLAGYTAIEIKSNSEGLVDIEKLKELISEEVAALMITNPNTLGLFESNIKIISEMLHEKDILLYMDGANLNALLGIVRPGDTGVDILHFNLHKTFSTPHGSGGPGAGPVGVKKFLEKYLPIPRIVEENGELKLSYDFPHSIGKVHAFYGHPLVWVRALSYILRIGKENLRKIAEFSILNANYLRKKLEKYLENPYPNRPSMHEFVLSAENIKRKHNVKALDIAKRLLDYGFHAPTMYFPLIVKEALMIEPTETESIETLDEFVKTIEKIIEEIEKNPEVVINAPHTTPVKRLDEVKANKELNVRETLLD, from the coding sequence ATGGGAAACATATTTATTCAGTATAAACATAGGATAACCCAGAGTAATATAAAAGTAGGGGATGAAATACCCGAGGATTTAAGAAGAAAGAGCGAACTCAGGATACCGAATCTAACAGAAGGAGAAATTGTAAGACATTTTGATAGACTCGGAAGAAAAAACTACTCTGTCGATTATGGCTTTTATCCTCTTGGATCATGTACTATGAAATATAATCCCAAGCTAAATGAAGAGCTTGCATCTCATCCTAACTTTGTAAATTTACATCCTCTACAGCCTTCATTTACAGTTCAAGGCATCCTGAGGTTGGCAAAAGAACTTGAGAATTTTCTTTGCATAATATCTGGTATGGATAGAGTTACCTTACAGCCTGCTGCAGGTGCTCACGGAGAGTTAGTGGGGATGCTTATAGTTAGAAAATACCACACTGAAAAAGGAAATCCAAGAAAGTACGTTTTAGTGCCTGACTCAGCTCACGGTACAAATCCAGCATCTGTAACTCTTGCAGGTTATACCGCTATAGAGATAAAGTCTAACTCAGAGGGACTCGTGGATATTGAAAAACTTAAAGAGCTGATCAGTGAAGAAGTAGCTGCTCTTATGATAACTAATCCGAATACACTGGGTTTATTCGAATCAAATATAAAAATCATCTCAGAAATGCTTCATGAGAAGGATATACTTCTTTATATGGACGGCGCCAATTTAAATGCCCTATTAGGAATAGTAAGACCAGGAGATACCGGGGTAGACATTCTTCATTTCAATCTGCATAAGACATTTTCAACACCTCACGGTTCAGGAGGACCAGGTGCAGGACCAGTCGGTGTTAAAAAGTTTCTCGAAAAGTATCTACCTATTCCTCGAATAGTAGAGGAAAACGGAGAATTAAAACTTTCCTATGATTTTCCTCATTCAATAGGAAAAGTACATGCCTTTTACGGTCACCCTCTTGTATGGGTAAGGGCACTTTCCTATATTTTAAGAATAGGAAAAGAAAATTTAAGAAAAATCGCAGAATTTTCTATCCTAAACGCTAATTATTTAAGAAAAAAACTGGAGAAGTACCTTGAAAATCCTTACCCCAACAGGCCCTCTATGCATGAGTTTGTGTTATCTGCCGAAAATATCAAAAGAAAGCATAATGTAAAGGCGCTTGACATTGCCAAAAGATTACTTGACTATGGATTCCATGCCCCAACGATGTATTTCCCATTGATTGTAAAAGAAGCTCTTATGATAGAACCGACAGAAACAGAGTCAATTGAAACCTTAGATGAATTTGTAAAAACAATCGAAAAAATAATAGAAGAAATAGAAAAAAATCCCGAGGTTGTCATAAATGCACCACACACTACACCAGTTAAAAGACTTGACGAAGTTAAAGCAAATAAAGAACTCAACGTTAGAGAGACCCTCCTTGACTAA
- the gltX gene encoding glutamate--tRNA ligase, whose protein sequence is MEVRLRFAPSPTGVLHVGGVRTAIYNFLYAKKMRGKFLLRIEDTDVERSREEFIDVILGGLRWLKIEWDEEIIFQSKRLEIYRKYAEKLIREKKAYYCFCLEEELEEERKILRLEKKPTKYSRKCLKRSEVEIKKLLSENREKAIRFLVPEGETRFVDLIHGEIVFKNEEIEDFIILRSDGTPTYNFACVIDDKDMGITHVIRGDDHISNTPKQILLYKAFGWKIPEFAHLPMILGPDRKKLSKRHGATSVIEFKEEGFLPEALFNFLALLGWSPGGDVEIISREEMIEKFDIRDCRKSASIFDRQKLLWMNSEYIKRKDINELVELSLEFLRKEKWWKREYEKDLDFLKKVIELTRERAKVLRDIPYLIDYFYKDDFGYDIEAVERYFADPKVFEGLEEVKGEFETLEVWNEEEIEKVVRKVADNLGEKHAFLIHPLRIALTGRKVGPSLFKLMELIGKERCIERIRRIIKELWGYIPGKTEFKKI, encoded by the coding sequence ATGGAAGTGCGACTTAGGTTTGCTCCATCGCCTACTGGAGTACTTCATGTAGGGGGGGTAAGGACGGCAATTTATAACTTTCTTTATGCTAAAAAAATGAGGGGGAAGTTTCTTTTAAGAATTGAGGATACTGATGTAGAGAGATCAAGGGAAGAGTTTATAGATGTAATTTTGGGTGGTTTAAGGTGGTTAAAAATAGAGTGGGATGAGGAGATTATCTTTCAGAGTAAAAGGTTAGAAATTTATAGAAAATATGCGGAAAAACTTATAAGGGAAAAAAAAGCATATTACTGCTTTTGTTTAGAGGAAGAGCTTGAAGAAGAAAGGAAAATACTTAGGCTTGAGAAAAAACCGACTAAATATTCAAGAAAATGTCTTAAAAGAAGTGAGGTGGAAATCAAAAAATTATTGAGTGAAAATAGGGAAAAAGCAATTAGATTTTTGGTTCCGGAGGGGGAGACTAGGTTCGTTGACCTAATTCATGGTGAAATTGTCTTTAAAAATGAAGAGATTGAGGATTTTATTATATTAAGGAGTGATGGAACACCAACTTATAATTTTGCCTGTGTGATTGATGATAAGGATATGGGAATAACTCATGTCATAAGAGGTGATGATCATATATCAAATACACCAAAACAAATTTTACTTTATAAAGCCTTTGGATGGAAGATACCCGAGTTTGCTCATCTTCCTATGATTTTAGGGCCAGATAGAAAAAAGCTTTCAAAGAGACATGGTGCAACTTCAGTGATAGAGTTTAAAGAAGAAGGATTTTTACCAGAGGCCCTCTTTAACTTTCTTGCTCTTTTAGGATGGTCACCAGGTGGGGATGTTGAAATAATATCAAGAGAGGAGATGATAGAGAAATTTGATATAAGAGATTGTAGAAAAAGTGCAAGTATATTTGATAGACAAAAACTTTTATGGATGAATTCCGAGTATATAAAAAGAAAAGATATAAATGAGCTTGTAGAACTTTCCCTTGAATTTTTAAGAAAGGAGAAGTGGTGGAAAAGAGAGTATGAGAAAGATCTGGATTTTCTTAAAAAAGTAATAGAACTTACAAGGGAGAGAGCCAAGGTTTTAAGGGATATTCCGTATTTGATTGATTATTTTTATAAGGATGATTTTGGTTATGATATTGAGGCAGTTGAAAGATACTTTGCTGATCCTAAGGTATTTGAGGGGTTAGAAGAAGTAAAAGGTGAATTCGAGACACTCGAGGTATGGAATGAAGAAGAGATAGAGAAAGTTGTAAGAAAAGTGGCTGATAACTTAGGTGAGAAACATGCCTTTTTAATTCACCCACTTAGAATTGCGTTAACAGGGAGGAAGGTTGGTCCTTCGCTTTTCAAATTGATGGAATTGATTGGTAAGGAAAGGTGTATAGAGAGAATAAGAAGAATAATAAAGGAACTTTGGGGCTACATTCCAGGAAAGACAGAGTTTAAGAAAATTTAA